A window of Ptychodera flava strain L36383 chromosome 1, AS_Pfla_20210202, whole genome shotgun sequence contains these coding sequences:
- the LOC139142815 gene encoding uncharacterized protein: protein MQQNPLGKRPKKTKLARAYSTGYNIFSKDAYPNIRKANPGMPHIELMKIVGKHWKALDSANQDKYVKEALERREKRIADGSLVESCSNKDVHAESRGETSDQAINGPGYKEGKPDKLPKEKPAQSYDTTDVSMSMRSPFYRFYKRWSKRLSEKFKGKPKGSLKKCIVAKWQALPEDEKEPYKEPYRIRREAKRRRLLAERMRKSKIKTVRELLSEKRTDSETSVETIIDSGELENGKLDDEDALDLSRQPTDEDEFLKPAASAEESRQTPTESMKEVPVDSNISVSNKGDTEKSAPTPPPPPPPSQYAKKTKSRGRSRSPVSSEVSEGRVCTRYQAAASRRASGNLIEPYASMSTKKTETSKNSNCDKEASVQRRMS, encoded by the coding sequence ATGCAACAGAATCCTCTAGGAAAGCGTCCAAAAAAGACAAAGCTTGCCAGAGCTTACAGTACAGGGTATAATATATTTTCCAAGGATGCATATCCCAATATCCGCAAGGCAAATCCAGGAATGCCCCACATTGAACTGATGAAGATAGTAGGGAAGCACTGGAAAGCACTTGACTCTGCTAATCAGGACAAGTACGTGAAAGAGGCTTTAGAGAGACGTGAGAAAAGGATAGCTGATGGTTCCCTGGTGGAGTCGTGTTCCAATAAGGATGTGCATGCTGAAAGTCGAGGTGAAACATCAGATCAAGCCATCAATGGCCCAGGATATAAGGAAGGAAAACCAGATAAGCTGCCAAAAGAAAAGCCTGCACAATCATATGACACCACAGATGTATCAATGTCCATGAGGTCACCATTCTATAGATTCTATAAACGATGGTCCAAGAGATTAAGTGAGAAGTTTAAAGGGAAGCCTAAGGGGTCTCTGAAAAAATGCATCGTGGCAAAATGGCAGGCATTGCCAGAAGATGAAAAGGAGCCATACAAAGAACCATATCGTATCAGACGGGAAGCAAAACGCAGAAGACTATTGGCAGAAAGGATGAGAAAGAGCAAGATAAAAACTGTGAGGGAGCTATTATCTGAGAAGCGAACAGATTCTGAAACTAGTGTTGAGACGATTATTGATTCAGGGGAGCTTGAAAATGGCAAGTTAGATGATGAGGACGCTCTTGATCTGTCAAGGCAGCCCACAGATGAGGATGAGTTTCTGAAGCCTGCAGCATCAGCTGAAGAGTCAAGGCAAACTCCAACAGAATCAATGAAAGAGGTACCGGTAGATTCCAACATCTCTGTCAGTAACAAGGGAGATACTGAGAAGTCTGCTCCTACACCACCaccgccaccaccaccatcTCAATATGCAAAAAAGACCAAAAGCAGGGGCAGAAGCAGAAGTCCAGTATCCAGTGAAGTGTCAGAAGGAAGGGTGTGTACAAGATACCAGGCAGCAGCTTCAAGAAGAGCCAGTGGGAACCTCATTGAGCCGTATGCCTCTATGTCAACCAAGAAAACAGAAACTTCAAAGAATTCCAATTGTGATAAGGAAGCAAGTGTACAAAGGAGGATGAGTTGA